A stretch of the Streptomyces sp. NBC_01428 genome encodes the following:
- a CDS encoding beta-ketoacyl-[acyl-carrier-protein] synthase family protein gives MTRRVAVTGIGVVAPGGTGTKAFWDLLASGRTATRGITLFDPAGLRSRIAAECDFDPLAHGLDPQLVRDADRYIQFAVVAAGEAVRDAGIDTAEQDPWRVAVSLGSAVGGTTRLEHDYVKVSEGGSRWDVDHRTADPQLHLAFSPSTLASVVAEEFGAQGPVQTVSTGCTSGLDAVGYAFHTIEEGRADICIAGASDSPISPITMACFDAIKATSPDNDDPEHASRPFDAHRNGFVMGEGAAVLILEEYEHARARGAHIYCEIGGYATYGNAYHMTGLTSEGLEMSRAIDTTLDQARLDPTLIDYVNAHGSGTRQNDRHETAAVKRSLGDHAYGTPMSSIKSMVGHSLGAIGAIEVVACVLALKHQVVPPTANYETPDPECDLDYVPRTARPRKLRNVLSVGSGFGGFQSAVLLTGPAGRTR, from the coding sequence GTGACCCGGCGAGTGGCCGTCACCGGCATCGGTGTGGTCGCTCCGGGCGGAACCGGGACGAAGGCGTTCTGGGACCTCCTCGCAAGCGGCCGCACCGCGACCCGCGGCATCACGCTCTTCGACCCGGCGGGACTGCGCTCCCGCATAGCCGCCGAGTGCGACTTCGACCCCCTCGCGCACGGACTCGACCCGCAGCTCGTCCGCGACGCCGACCGCTACATCCAGTTCGCGGTCGTCGCCGCCGGGGAAGCCGTCCGTGACGCGGGCATCGACACCGCCGAGCAGGACCCCTGGCGCGTAGCGGTCTCCCTCGGCAGCGCCGTCGGCGGCACCACCCGCCTGGAGCACGACTACGTCAAGGTCAGCGAGGGCGGCAGCCGGTGGGACGTCGACCACCGCACCGCCGACCCCCAGCTGCACCTGGCGTTCTCGCCCAGCACGCTCGCCTCGGTCGTCGCCGAGGAGTTCGGGGCCCAGGGGCCGGTGCAGACCGTCTCCACCGGCTGCACCTCCGGACTCGACGCGGTCGGCTACGCCTTCCACACCATCGAGGAGGGCCGGGCCGACATCTGCATCGCCGGCGCGTCCGACTCCCCGATCTCCCCGATCACCATGGCCTGCTTCGACGCCATCAAGGCCACGTCGCCCGACAACGACGACCCGGAGCACGCCTCACGGCCCTTCGACGCCCACCGCAACGGGTTCGTCATGGGCGAGGGCGCCGCGGTACTGATCCTGGAGGAGTACGAACACGCCAGGGCACGCGGCGCGCACATCTACTGCGAGATCGGCGGCTACGCCACCTACGGCAACGCCTACCACATGACCGGTCTGACCAGTGAGGGACTGGAGATGTCCCGGGCGATCGACACCACGCTCGACCAGGCCCGTCTCGACCCCACGCTGATCGACTACGTCAACGCGCACGGCTCCGGAACCCGGCAGAACGACCGCCACGAGACCGCGGCCGTCAAGCGCTCCCTGGGCGACCACGCCTACGGCACGCCCATGAGTTCCATCAAGTCCATGGTGGGCCACTCGCTCGGCGCGATCGGCGCCATCGAGGTCGTCGCCTGCGTCCTCGCCCTGAAGCACCAGGTCGTACCGCCCACGGCGAACTACGAGACCCCGGACCCGGAGTGCGACCTGGACTACGTGCCGCGCACCGCCCGCCCGCGGAAGCTGAGGAACGTGCTCTCCGTCGGCAGCGGATTCGGCGGGTTCCAGTCCGCGGTGCTGCTGACCGGGCCGGCAGGGAGGACACGATGA
- a CDS encoding cupin domain-containing protein produces the protein MITNHPRIVDLSETEPNRRRGGDVRAMLTPATAGSTSGFMGLAIMQPGERISEHYHPYSEEFVFVVNGALEVDLDGEAFALQPDQGLLIPINMRHRFRNVGDTEARMVFHLGPLAPRPSLGHVDTEETDDTQPAPRFATTGPDLSAPDHGQASERSGAIQ, from the coding sequence ATGATCACGAATCATCCACGCATCGTGGACCTGAGCGAGACGGAACCCAACCGCAGGCGCGGCGGGGACGTCCGGGCCATGCTCACGCCCGCCACCGCGGGGTCCACCAGCGGCTTCATGGGCCTGGCCATCATGCAGCCCGGCGAGCGCATCAGCGAGCACTACCACCCGTACTCCGAGGAGTTCGTGTTCGTGGTGAACGGCGCCCTCGAAGTCGACCTGGACGGCGAGGCGTTCGCGCTCCAGCCCGACCAGGGCCTGCTCATCCCGATCAACATGCGGCACCGCTTCCGCAACGTCGGCGACACCGAGGCCCGCATGGTCTTCCACCTCGGCCCGCTCGCCCCCCGCCCGAGCCTCGGCCACGTCGACACCGAGGAGACGGACGACACCCAGCCCGCTCCGCGGTTCGCCACCACCGGGCCGGACCTGTCCGCGCCGGACCACGGACAGGCGTCCGAGCGAAGTGGGGCCATACAGTGA
- a CDS encoding SchA/CurD-like domain-containing protein, with product MTISGRISQSAFDGSRLRVILLLDLYEGAQEQFLEAYELMRNQVASVPGHISDQLCQSIENPSQWLITSEWESAPPFLAWVNSEEHVETVRPMHSCVRDTRSMRYSILRETHPAQALTGQPASPAPQVEARVGDGVARHALTFTVKPGSESKVAELLAGYTSPQARVDDNTRLRRTSLFMHGNRVVRAVEVEGDLLAALRHVARQPEVRAVEEAINPYLEQDRDLSNPDSARVFFTRAALPAVHHVVSGREEPAQLRRHALYYPARPGCGTELAKFLSHQDEAAADDQGSPVYRSTVFQRDDIVVRLIDIVGELDLDPVASLGLKGPQKAAELERLLDGAAIGVEGALSTERNTNRLLSHADMLPVTDRSASDS from the coding sequence ATGACCATCTCGGGACGTATCTCGCAGTCGGCCTTCGACGGCTCCAGGCTTCGGGTGATTCTGCTGCTGGACCTGTACGAAGGGGCCCAGGAGCAGTTCCTCGAGGCGTACGAACTCATGCGCAACCAGGTCGCCTCGGTGCCCGGTCACATCAGTGACCAGCTGTGCCAGTCGATCGAGAACCCCTCGCAGTGGCTCATCACCAGCGAGTGGGAGAGCGCGCCCCCGTTCCTCGCCTGGGTGAACAGCGAGGAGCACGTCGAGACGGTACGGCCGATGCACAGCTGCGTCCGGGACACCCGGTCGATGCGCTACAGCATCCTCCGCGAGACCCACCCCGCCCAGGCCCTCACCGGACAGCCCGCCTCGCCGGCCCCGCAGGTGGAGGCCCGCGTCGGAGACGGCGTCGCCCGCCACGCCCTCACCTTCACGGTGAAGCCCGGCTCCGAGTCCAAGGTCGCCGAGCTGCTGGCCGGCTACACGTCGCCGCAGGCCCGGGTCGACGACAACACCCGGCTGCGCCGCACCTCGCTCTTCATGCACGGCAACCGCGTCGTACGCGCCGTGGAGGTGGAGGGCGACCTCCTCGCCGCCCTGCGCCACGTGGCACGCCAGCCCGAGGTGCGGGCGGTCGAGGAGGCCATCAACCCGTACCTGGAGCAGGACCGCGACCTGAGCAACCCGGACTCCGCGCGCGTCTTCTTCACCCGGGCGGCGCTGCCGGCCGTGCACCACGTGGTCTCCGGCCGCGAGGAGCCCGCGCAGCTGCGGCGGCACGCCCTGTACTACCCGGCGCGGCCGGGCTGCGGAACGGAGCTGGCCAAGTTCCTCTCCCACCAGGACGAGGCGGCGGCCGACGACCAGGGCAGCCCCGTGTACCGCAGCACCGTTTTCCAGCGCGACGACATCGTCGTCCGGCTGATCGACATCGTGGGCGAGCTCGACCTGGACCCCGTCGCCTCGCTCGGCCTCAAGGGCCCCCAGAAGGCCGCCGAGCTGGAACGCCTGCTCGACGGTGCCGCGATCGGCGTCGAAGGCGCCCTGTCGACGGAACGCAACACCAACCGTCTGCTGTCGCACGCCGACATGCTGCCCGTCACCGACCGCAGCGCGTCGGACTCCTGA
- a CDS encoding FAD-dependent oxidoreductase, whose translation MNRFEGAGEIGHRTPVLIVGGSLVGLSTSLFLGRLGVPHILVERHSGTSHHPRGRGNNVRTMELFRTAGVQRRIEEAASVLADNHGILQTPSLVGDAGEWLFKEIDPGGGLARFSPGAWCLCSQNDLEPVLLESARELGGDLRFSTELMSFEQDPDGVTAMVKSRETGEHTTIRADYLVAADGPRSPVREALRIGQTGPGDLFHNVSVTFTSRGLAEVVGDRRFIVCYLTDPEADGALLPVDNKEHWVFHAPWHPERGETIEEFTDERCVEHIRRATGVPDLDVRITGRAAWHAAERVAERYADRRVFLAGDSAHEMSPTGAFGSNTGIQDAHNLAWKLSAVIGGWAGRGLLASYDAERRPVAEATSARASSRSVEHSHPGYTPSPAAGGPGGAGGPGGPGGPGRPGAGGPGGAGGPGGAGGPGGAGGPGGAGGPGGRKGGILNVALAYRYPRGAVVGADPAAPVVPDGVRLTGEPGTRAPHQWLTRSGERVSTLDLYERSMVLLSSADGSGGWHDAALDVARELDVPLDSYRVGVRPEAELAPADDTEWAEAHGVSRDGAVLVRPDGFVAWRSAEGSADPAAALREALTAVLDCG comes from the coding sequence ATGAACCGATTCGAAGGGGCCGGCGAGATCGGTCACCGCACGCCCGTCCTCATCGTCGGCGGCTCGCTGGTGGGACTCTCCACCTCGCTCTTCCTGGGCCGTCTCGGCGTGCCGCACATCCTCGTGGAGCGTCACTCGGGCACCTCGCACCATCCGCGCGGGCGCGGCAACAACGTGCGCACCATGGAGCTCTTCCGGACGGCCGGGGTGCAGCGGCGCATCGAGGAGGCCGCCTCGGTGCTGGCGGACAACCACGGCATCCTGCAGACGCCGTCCCTGGTGGGCGACGCGGGCGAGTGGCTGTTCAAGGAGATCGACCCGGGCGGCGGCCTGGCCCGCTTCAGCCCCGGCGCCTGGTGCCTGTGCAGCCAGAACGATCTGGAACCGGTGCTGCTGGAGAGCGCCCGGGAGCTGGGCGGCGATCTGCGGTTCTCCACGGAGCTGATGTCGTTCGAGCAGGACCCCGACGGGGTGACCGCGATGGTCAAGAGCCGCGAGACCGGCGAGCACACCACGATCCGTGCGGACTACCTGGTCGCGGCGGACGGACCGCGCAGCCCCGTCCGTGAGGCGCTCCGCATCGGCCAGACCGGGCCGGGCGACCTGTTCCACAACGTGAGCGTCACGTTCACCTCCCGCGGTCTCGCGGAGGTCGTGGGCGACCGCCGGTTCATCGTCTGCTACCTCACCGATCCGGAGGCGGACGGCGCGCTGCTGCCCGTCGACAACAAGGAGCACTGGGTCTTCCACGCCCCCTGGCATCCCGAACGGGGGGAAACCATCGAGGAGTTCACCGACGAGCGGTGCGTGGAGCACATCCGGCGGGCGACGGGCGTGCCGGACCTGGACGTGCGGATCACCGGGCGGGCCGCCTGGCACGCGGCCGAGCGGGTCGCCGAACGGTACGCGGACCGGCGGGTGTTCCTCGCGGGCGACTCGGCGCACGAGATGTCCCCGACCGGCGCGTTCGGCTCCAACACCGGTATCCAGGACGCCCACAACCTGGCCTGGAAACTGTCCGCGGTGATCGGCGGGTGGGCCGGCAGGGGGCTGCTCGCGTCGTACGACGCCGAGCGCCGGCCGGTGGCGGAGGCGACCAGCGCACGGGCCTCGTCGCGTTCCGTCGAGCACAGCCACCCGGGGTACACGCCGTCCCCCGCGGCGGGCGGCCCGGGCGGTGCCGGAGGGCCCGGTGGCCCCGGCGGCCCCGGGCGTCCGGGTGCCGGGGGTCCGGGAGGTGCCGGGGGTCCGGGAGGTGCCGGGGGTCCGGGAGGTGCCGGGGGTCCGGGAGGTGCCGGGGGTCCCGGCGGCAGGAAGGGCGGGATCCTGAACGTGGCGCTCGCCTACCGCTACCCGCGGGGTGCCGTGGTGGGCGCCGATCCGGCGGCCCCGGTCGTGCCCGACGGCGTACGGCTGACGGGTGAACCGGGGACGCGGGCGCCGCACCAGTGGCTGACCCGCTCGGGCGAGCGGGTCTCCACGCTCGACCTGTACGAGCGGTCCATGGTGCTGCTCAGCTCGGCGGACGGCAGCGGCGGCTGGCACGACGCCGCCCTGGACGTGGCGCGGGAGCTCGACGTCCCGCTGGATTCCTACCGGGTCGGCGTCCGGCCCGAGGCCGAACTGGCGCCCGCGGACGACACGGAGTGGGCGGAGGCCCACGGCGTCTCCCGGGACGGCGCGGTGCTGGTCCGACCCGACGGGTTCGTCGCCTGGCGGTCCGCGGAGGGGTCCGCGGATCCCGCCGCGGCGCTGCGGGAGGCGCTCACCGCGGTCCTCGACTGCGGCTGA
- a CDS encoding NPP1 family protein — MKRSSRISKVSLILGSAVALVVAFPGLALADPPKALPANADGLEQTFQPAFDYDTDGCYPTPAIGPDGTVNGGLNPSGALNGQCRDSWDLDNTNGYSREKCNNGWCAIMYGLYFEKDQAVAGSGLGGHRNDWEHVVVWVQDNEAKYVSTSAHGNFNIYGRDQIRWDGTHPKVVYHKDGIGTHCFRPANTNDEPPENHQHTWQFPTLVGWNGYPAGLRDKLSAYNFGSAVFGLKDGNFNAHLVKAKPAGITFDPNA, encoded by the coding sequence GTGAAGAGAAGCTCGCGGATCAGCAAGGTCTCGCTCATCCTCGGCAGCGCCGTCGCGCTGGTCGTCGCCTTCCCGGGCCTGGCCCTCGCCGACCCGCCCAAGGCCTTGCCCGCGAACGCGGACGGACTGGAGCAGACGTTCCAGCCGGCCTTCGACTACGACACCGACGGCTGCTACCCGACGCCCGCCATCGGTCCCGACGGGACGGTCAACGGCGGCCTCAACCCCTCCGGCGCCCTGAACGGCCAGTGCCGCGACTCCTGGGACCTCGACAACACCAACGGCTACTCCCGCGAGAAGTGCAACAACGGCTGGTGCGCCATCATGTACGGCCTCTACTTCGAGAAGGACCAGGCCGTCGCCGGCAGCGGCCTCGGCGGACACCGCAACGACTGGGAACACGTCGTGGTGTGGGTCCAGGACAACGAGGCCAAGTACGTGTCCACCTCGGCCCACGGAAACTTCAACATCTACGGCCGGGACCAGATCCGCTGGGACGGCACGCACCCCAAGGTCGTCTACCACAAGGACGGCATCGGAACGCACTGCTTCCGGCCCGCGAACACCAACGACGAGCCGCCGGAGAACCACCAGCACACCTGGCAGTTCCCGACCCTGGTCGGCTGGAACGGCTACCCGGCCGGGCTGCGCGACAAGTTGAGCGCCTACAACTTCGGCAGCGCCGTGTTCGGCCTCAAGGACGGCAACTTCAACGCGCACCTCGTTAAGGCGAAGCCGGCCGGCATCACCTTCGACCCCAACGCCTGA
- a CDS encoding maleylacetate reductase, whose translation MSNSPESPLDFSYETRPARVVFRPGAAVSATPAEAARLGLHRVLVICGSRGEDVARSVADALGDSCAGVHAGARMHVPAEVADRAVEAAREAGADGCVAVGGGSAIGLGKAVALRTGLPLIAVPTTYSGSEMTSVWGLTEHGAKRTGRDPSVQPRSVVYDPGLTLALPVPLSVTSGVNALAHAVEALYAPDASPLVSLMAEEGVRAMTGALRRVAEAPGDLEARGRALYGAWLCGACLGATTMGLHHKLCHVLGGTFGLPHAETHTVVLPYALAYNAAAAPQAIAALSRALDTDDVPHALRQFAGDLGAPRTLAELGLKESDLSRAAAEVATESYPNPREVTAHGVLGLLTAAYEGWEPRTGGE comes from the coding sequence ATGAGCAACAGCCCCGAGAGCCCGCTCGACTTCTCCTACGAGACCCGGCCCGCACGGGTGGTGTTCCGGCCCGGCGCGGCGGTGAGCGCGACGCCGGCCGAGGCCGCCCGGCTCGGGCTGCATCGCGTCCTGGTGATCTGCGGCAGCCGGGGCGAGGACGTCGCGCGGTCGGTGGCGGACGCCCTCGGCGACAGCTGTGCGGGGGTGCACGCGGGTGCCCGGATGCACGTCCCCGCGGAGGTGGCCGACCGCGCCGTCGAGGCGGCACGGGAGGCGGGCGCGGACGGCTGCGTCGCCGTCGGCGGCGGCTCCGCGATCGGCCTGGGCAAGGCGGTGGCGCTGCGCACCGGACTGCCGTTGATCGCCGTGCCCACCACCTACTCCGGCTCGGAGATGACGTCCGTGTGGGGCCTCACCGAGCACGGGGCCAAGCGCACCGGACGCGACCCGTCCGTGCAGCCGCGCTCCGTCGTCTACGACCCCGGACTGACCCTCGCCCTCCCGGTGCCGCTCTCGGTGACCAGCGGCGTCAACGCCCTCGCGCACGCCGTCGAGGCGCTGTACGCGCCCGACGCGTCCCCGCTGGTCTCCCTGATGGCAGAGGAAGGCGTCCGCGCGATGACGGGCGCCCTCCGGCGGGTGGCCGAGGCCCCCGGTGACCTGGAGGCGCGCGGACGCGCCCTGTACGGCGCCTGGCTCTGCGGCGCGTGCCTCGGCGCGACCACCATGGGACTGCACCACAAGCTCTGCCACGTGCTCGGCGGCACCTTCGGCCTGCCGCACGCCGAGACCCACACCGTGGTCCTGCCCTATGCCCTGGCCTACAACGCGGCCGCCGCGCCGCAGGCGATCGCCGCGCTCTCGCGGGCGCTGGACACCGATGACGTGCCGCACGCCCTGCGGCAGTTCGCGGGAGACCTCGGCGCTCCGCGCACACTCGCCGAACTCGGCCTGAAGGAGAGCGACCTGAGCCGGGCGGCGGCCGAGGTCGCCACGGAGTCGTACCCCAACCCGCGCGAGGTGACGGCCCACGGCGTCCTCGGGCTGCTGACGGCGGCGTACGAGGGCTGGGAGCCGCGGACCGGGGGCGAGTGA
- a CDS encoding dioxygenase family protein — protein MAEYFGRDVATNVGADVSTGVGSDTGTDTGTDFTTEITEAVVDSFAGTPDPRLRGLLGALTRHLHDFVRETQPTMEEWEQAIGFLTATGHMCTDTRQEFILLSDVLGVSMLVETLNGHRDPRTTESTVLGPFHMTASPPRELGADIDLMGTGEPCVIDGQVLSPDGTPLPGAVLDVWQANGEGFYDVQQPDVQPPGNGRGLFTADAEGRFRFRTCVPSPYPIPTDGPVGALLGATARHPYRPAHIHFIASAAGHAPVTTHIFVAGGAHLESDAVFAVKKSLVQDFTETDDPSLAREFGVANPFRHAHFDLVLEPE, from the coding sequence ATGGCGGAGTACTTCGGCAGGGATGTCGCCACGAACGTCGGCGCGGACGTCAGTACGGGCGTCGGTTCGGACACCGGTACGGACACCGGTACGGACTTCACGACCGAGATCACCGAAGCCGTCGTCGACAGCTTCGCCGGCACGCCCGACCCGCGCCTGCGCGGGCTGCTCGGCGCGCTCACCCGCCATCTCCACGACTTCGTCCGGGAGACGCAGCCGACCATGGAGGAGTGGGAACAGGCCATCGGCTTCCTGACGGCGACGGGGCACATGTGCACCGACACCCGGCAGGAGTTCATCCTCCTGTCGGACGTGCTCGGTGTCTCGATGCTCGTGGAGACCCTGAACGGCCACCGGGACCCGCGTACGACGGAGTCGACGGTCCTCGGCCCGTTCCACATGACGGCGTCGCCGCCGCGTGAACTCGGCGCGGACATCGACCTGATGGGCACCGGTGAACCGTGCGTGATCGACGGGCAGGTGCTCTCGCCCGACGGGACTCCGCTGCCCGGCGCGGTCCTCGACGTGTGGCAGGCGAACGGCGAGGGCTTCTACGACGTCCAGCAGCCGGACGTCCAGCCTCCGGGCAACGGACGCGGACTCTTCACGGCCGACGCCGAGGGCCGCTTCCGGTTCCGCACCTGTGTGCCGAGCCCGTACCCGATCCCCACCGACGGCCCGGTCGGCGCCCTGCTGGGAGCCACCGCCCGGCACCCCTACCGCCCCGCCCACATCCACTTCATCGCCTCGGCGGCGGGCCACGCCCCCGTCACCACGCACATCTTCGTGGCGGGCGGCGCGCATCTCGAGTCGGACGCCGTCTTCGCCGTCAAGAAGAGCCTCGTGCAGGACTTCACCGAGACCGACGACCCCTCCCTGGCACGGGAGTTCGGCGTCGCGAACCCGTTCCGGCACGCGCACTTCGACCTCGTACTGGAGCCGGAATGA
- a CDS encoding NUDIX hydrolase family protein, with translation MSDLTETTPGWLSRDELESARARMPILYVEAVPVRVDDNGEVTHIGLLLRIGPDGTVSRTLVSGRVLHHERVRDALLRHLEKDLGPVALPRVPASLQPFTVAEYFPTLGVTPFHDPRQHAVSLAYIVPVTGDCRPRQDALDLVWFSPEEASSAMVADEMPGGHGVLLRQALAHVGCLS, from the coding sequence ATGTCTGACTTGACCGAAACCACGCCCGGCTGGCTGTCCCGCGACGAACTGGAATCGGCCCGCGCCCGCATGCCGATCCTGTACGTCGAGGCGGTCCCGGTGCGCGTCGACGACAACGGCGAAGTCACCCACATCGGGCTCCTGCTCCGTATCGGTCCGGACGGGACGGTCAGCCGCACCCTCGTCTCCGGCCGGGTGCTGCACCACGAGCGGGTCCGCGACGCGCTGCTGCGCCACCTGGAGAAGGACCTCGGTCCCGTGGCACTCCCCCGGGTGCCCGCCTCCCTGCAGCCCTTCACCGTGGCCGAGTACTTCCCGACACTCGGCGTCACGCCCTTCCACGACCCGCGCCAGCACGCGGTGTCCCTGGCCTACATCGTCCCGGTGACCGGCGACTGCCGTCCCCGGCAGGACGCGCTCGACCTGGTCTGGTTCAGCCCGGAGGAGGCCTCGTCGGCGATGGTCGCGGACGAGATGCCCGGCGGTCACGGAGTGCTGCTGCGGCAGGCGCTGGCCCACGTCGGCTGCCTGTCCTAG
- a CDS encoding DUF309 domain-containing protein, which translates to MNGPSRTPRTPPGGSRDRDPEGRARNARPRDGLGRPLPYGSAGVERQPEGVVRAPGESVAEAQTLLDAGRPFHAHEVFEDAWKSGPDDERGLWRGLAQLAVGLTHAARGNTTGGARLLRRGAGAVEEWGAETGRPRPHDLRLAELVDWARELADSVERGGVPVDAAASAPRLRGRAG; encoded by the coding sequence ATGAACGGACCATCACGGACACCACGGACACCGCCGGGCGGGAGTCGTGACCGGGACCCCGAGGGCCGGGCGCGCAACGCGCGGCCCCGCGACGGCCTCGGCCGCCCCCTGCCGTACGGATCGGCCGGGGTGGAGCGGCAGCCCGAGGGCGTCGTCCGCGCACCCGGGGAGTCGGTCGCCGAGGCCCAGACGCTGCTGGACGCCGGACGGCCCTTCCACGCGCACGAGGTATTCGAGGACGCCTGGAAGTCCGGCCCGGACGACGAGCGGGGGCTCTGGCGCGGGCTGGCGCAGCTCGCGGTGGGGCTCACCCACGCGGCCCGCGGGAACACGACGGGCGGCGCCCGGCTGCTGCGGCGCGGCGCCGGGGCCGTCGAGGAGTGGGGCGCGGAGACCGGCCGACCCCGGCCGCACGATCTGCGGCTCGCGGAACTGGTCGACTGGGCAAGGGAGTTGGCCGATTCCGTGGAGCGTGGCGGTGTCCCGGTCGACGCGGCGGCGTCGGCGCCGCGGCTGCGCGGGCGGGCCGGCTGA
- the cobF gene encoding precorrin-6A synthase (deacetylating), with protein sequence MRKIHVIGIGAGDPEQLTLQAVKALRSTDVFFILDKGEVKSDLVRLRRDILDAHVPEGTYRLVEARDPDRDRTAGGAAYSPAVGDWRSARGAIYERLIAEELGEDESGAFLVWGDPALYDSTLGILEEIRERDTVAFSYDVVPGISSVSALVARHRTGLNRVARPVQITTGRRLAEGFPEGVDDVVVMLDAQRTFRQYADQDIDIYWGAYIGTPDEILASGPLAETAPRIERLRAEARERKGWIMDTYLLRRNPRE encoded by the coding sequence GTGCGAAAGATTCATGTCATCGGCATCGGAGCGGGCGACCCCGAGCAGCTCACCCTGCAGGCGGTCAAGGCGCTGAGGAGCACGGACGTGTTCTTCATCCTGGACAAGGGCGAGGTGAAGTCCGACCTGGTCCGGCTGCGCCGCGACATCCTCGACGCGCACGTGCCGGAGGGGACGTACCGCCTGGTCGAGGCGCGTGACCCGGACCGCGACCGGACGGCGGGCGGCGCGGCGTACTCGCCGGCCGTCGGGGACTGGCGCAGCGCACGCGGCGCCATCTACGAACGGCTGATCGCCGAGGAGCTGGGCGAGGACGAGAGCGGCGCGTTCCTGGTGTGGGGCGACCCGGCGCTGTACGACAGCACGCTCGGCATCCTGGAGGAGATCCGGGAGCGGGACACCGTGGCGTTCTCGTACGACGTGGTGCCCGGCATCAGCAGTGTCTCGGCGCTCGTCGCCCGGCACCGGACGGGTCTGAACCGGGTCGCCCGGCCCGTGCAGATCACCACCGGGCGGCGCCTAGCGGAGGGTTTCCCGGAGGGCGTGGACGACGTGGTCGTGATGCTCGACGCCCAGCGGACGTTCCGCCAGTACGCGGACCAGGACATCGACATCTACTGGGGCGCCTACATCGGGACCCCCGACGAGATCCTCGCCTCCGGACCGCTGGCCGAGACGGCACCCCGCATCGAGCGGCTGCGCGCCGAGGCCCGGGAGCGCAAGGGCTGGATCATGGACACGTATCTGCTGCGCAGGAATCCTCGGGAATAG